ACATCAATGTTGTTGGCATTATATGACATGGTGAAGTCCTAACAGATGTTAGAAAgcttagagattttttttttttttacagtttGTGTTGCGGTATTACAGTGTAAAGACAATTATATCTCGCAACTTATGTTCTTAACATGATTacaaattatctcatgtcattaaCATTCATTTTAGAAATTTATCTACCCAAACACACCTATGTGCTCAAGTTAATAATATCATATAAACATCTTCTGTTATTTACTAATTGCTATATATAACTTGTGTTATCAGTTAATCGTAAAAATCATTTtccattaatatttaattataaaaaaatcttcTACAATAAATTAACTGCAAAACAACTTTCTTCTGTTATTAATAATTGCAGAAAAAACACCTTCTTGCATTCATTTATAGTTGAACATAATTGGAAATATGCTCCTTATCATGGAGGTAGTGCCTGTACTTCTCATTTAGATGAGGATAAAGAGGGTGGGCAGAGGATTTTTACTGATATATACTCTATTTTTCATATGGTCAAATGGTGGCTCTCAAAGCCTTTGGGCTATGATTGCATCATCAGCTCAATAGAAGAAGCCTATCTCAGCATGCCCACGACACAAATGAGCTTAATGTTGTGACCTTACATGCAAGACATGAATATTCTCATGGCGGGAAGCAAAGTATAACTTCGAGAGAGTACCTTGCATAAAGTAGATGTTCAACAACATAAAAAAGCAGGCTTGTATTGAACATAAAGTCCCATATGCTTTGCCCCTGAGGCCAGACTTCTAAAGGCACAAGGGCCTTGTTGAGACCTACAAATACCACACAGCATACCTCTTCCACAACACCCGCAAAATAATTTTAGCCTCCATACTTCCTATTTCTGCAACTTTCTACAAAGTTTCACCATGTCAAACTACGTGTGCTTAATTCTGCTGTCCTTCTTCATGCTGATATCAATAGCTGCTGGAACAAAGTTTAAGGTAGGAGGCTCAAATGGTTGGAGTGTTCCTGACAGCAATGCCATGTCGTACAACCAATGGGCTGAGAAGAATCGATTTAAAATCGGTGACTCCCTATGTAAGCTCTTCAATCAATATATTCTTGCTTGCTTCCATGAATTCACAATTCACTATGCTAATGCGATCCATTTGAAAATTTTGTGGTTCAGTGTTTGTCTATCTTCCTGATGAAGACTCGGTGCTGTTGGTCGATGCCGATGCTTACAATAGCTGCAATACGTCATCTTTCGTCGATTTCTTCAATGATGGCAACACTGTGTTCACCTTCACTCGCTCCGGCCACTTCTACTTCATCAGTGGAAAGAAAGATAACTGTGACAAGAACGAGAAGCTAGTGGTGGTCGTCATGGCTGATAGGAGCAACAGTTCAAGTTTAGCACCTGCTCCCCTTCCTGCTTCTGCTTCACCTCCACCTTACGGATGGGTGGTGGAGGAACCAACTGCTCAGCCCCCGCCGCCAAATGGGGCATCTTCGAGGGTGGTTGGCATGGTCAGCACAATTGGTGCTGTGCTTGGAGCTTTGTCTTATGCTTTCTGAGGTTGTCTTTGTGTGCGAAGTGAGGATCTATCGTGTGATACCAATCTATGAGCTTGAGTTGCATGTATTGGAAGTTTGTGGAACTAAATCACATAAAGTGAGAGTTTGCTTGTTGCTGCATGCCAGTTTGATGCGCCATTCCTATGTATATTGTTTGAGTTGCTTGTGTCAAAAGTTATGGAACTAAATCTTATGAAAAATCAATTGATGCTGCAGATTCTTCCTTGATGAATCATGCctttttatcttttaatcctTTTGCAAGCTTTCGCCTTATATCCTTTCTTTTGAAAAGACTGAATGAAATCGAATTGGCTGGCGGAGTATTTGTTCCAAAAATGGTGGAATGATGGAATCCAAATTTTCTTCAAATGCTTTCTACATAAAGATATTACATATATAGTATGCACATGAAAAGGTAGGACTATAAACACATGATTCCGAAGCAGGATGTGAATGAAGCCATTCCTTGTCTCTCTCAATCTTCCATCTTATCTGTTTCCTTCTTCAGATTTGTCATACTTCTCCTTTACTCTCTTTTTCCCATCTTCTTATCTCCTTCGTCACCCTATCTTCTTTGCATTAGATTATCTTGAGCAGAATCTTGAATGTTGTGCTTGCGGCCAACTTCTGTAGATTTTGCATGTCAAAAAACAATCCTCAAGACATGACACTGTTCGTACATGCACGATCGAGAGAGTTGAGTGCGTGCTATCTAAGTCAAGATGAGATTAGTGCGGTCGACAGCATTCAACGTGGGCAATCCATGAGAGCTCAGAAGCTGTGGTGGCGTCGAAAATGTACCAGGATCCGTGTGCACCACGCGAGGTTTCGTGAACGAAACAGCAGCAGATGGGTGGAAGAGAAACCACACCAAAAGTTACCAGAGGTTTTAGCTTCAAACGAGAcacattctgcagtgtactcacagaagtctatgtcttcaacaaactGTTTGATGAAATGCCATGCTACTATATTCTCTTACATGTTGCAGTGAGCCGTCATCTACTATTGCCACAGTGGTGCCTGTGGTTGATGTGTGTATGCCAATACCTAACAATGGATAACTTTCCGTCAATTAGGGTAGAGGCTTTGTGAACAAGGTGGATGCATGTCTCCATTTAATTAGCCTTCATGTTTTCCTTGCAGATCAACTTccattatctctctctctctctctctctctctctctctctctctctctctctctcttatggtTATAATTCACTGCCTTACTTCTGTCTTTCATTTTACTGTACAGTAGCAGATACTTATTCTTCAAACTCCAGtcaaaaaagatagtgggaagaCAAACTTTAGGAGGTCTTTGTCTGCATCTTCATCACAGTAAAAGAGTGTAGACTTTTGAGTAGTTGACCATAAGACTAGCACATGGAatgcttttcttcttccttctgccCATATTGTGATGTTCCTTCTATTGTTGCAGGGGCAGCAAGTTGCCAACATTTATTTAT
This genomic stretch from Musa acuminata AAA Group cultivar baxijiao chromosome BXJ3-9, Cavendish_Baxijiao_AAA, whole genome shotgun sequence harbors:
- the LOC135649903 gene encoding early nodulin-like protein 9 isoform X2 → MSNYVCLILLSFFMLISIAAGTKFKVGGSNGWSVPDSNAMSYNQWAEKNRFKIGDSLLFVYLPDEDSVLLVDADAYNSCNTSSFVDFFNDGNTVFTFTRSGHFYFISGKKDNCDKNEKLVVVVMADRSNSSSLAPAPLPASASPPPYGWVVEEPTAQPPPPNGASSRVVGMVSTIGAVLGALSYAF
- the LOC135649903 gene encoding early nodulin-like protein 9 isoform X1, with product MAEKKVVNNCKGLLCLGRSILCSAGTKFKVGGSNGWSVPDSNAMSYNQWAEKNRFKIGDSLLFVYLPDEDSVLLVDADAYNSCNTSSFVDFFNDGNTVFTFTRSGHFYFISGKKDNCDKNEKLVVVVMADRSNSSSLAPAPLPASASPPPYGWVVEEPTAQPPPPNGASSRVVGMVSTIGAVLGALSYAF